Proteins from a single region of Phycisphaerae bacterium:
- a CDS encoding C4-type zinc ribbon domain-containing protein: protein MGATLDALHRLQEVELQIAEIQRGIDRKHRAVHKHEERIAQIDAQLRAEKSSLQTDQMEADRLDLDLKSRDAEIAKYRLALQVAKTNKEYSAILTQLNTHKADNSKLEEKVLALMGQVDARRKTIAGINEQRVAEVTRVEELQALARAEEDRYRDRLSALRAERDQAASAVPPKALDFFNRVAGKNEGVAMAKVIRTHPKRAEYACDGCNMAINIEQVNAILSRDEAITCNICGKILYVDAPAAKAV from the coding sequence ATGGGAGCCACGCTCGACGCCCTCCACCGTCTACAAGAAGTGGAGCTGCAGATCGCCGAGATCCAGCGCGGGATCGACCGCAAGCACCGCGCCGTCCACAAGCACGAGGAACGAATCGCGCAGATCGATGCCCAGCTTCGCGCCGAGAAATCGTCGCTGCAGACCGACCAGATGGAGGCCGACCGGCTCGATCTGGATCTCAAGAGCCGCGATGCGGAGATCGCCAAGTACCGGCTGGCGCTTCAAGTCGCCAAGACCAACAAGGAATACTCGGCGATCCTCACCCAGCTCAACACCCACAAGGCCGACAACAGCAAGCTGGAAGAAAAAGTTCTCGCTCTCATGGGTCAGGTGGATGCCCGGCGAAAAACCATCGCCGGGATCAACGAGCAGCGCGTGGCGGAAGTGACCCGCGTGGAGGAATTGCAGGCACTCGCGCGGGCGGAGGAGGACCGCTATCGCGACCGGCTCAGCGCGCTGAGGGCCGAGCGGGATCAGGCGGCGTCGGCCGTGCCGCCCAAGGCGCTGGACTTCTTCAATCGCGTCGCCGGGAAGAACGAAGGCGTGGCCATGGCCAAGGTCATCCGCACGCACCCCAAACGGGCTGAATACGCCTGCGACGGCTGCAACATGGCCATCAACATCGAACAGGTGAACGCGATCCTCTCCCGCGACGAGGCCATCACCTGCAACATCTGCGGCAAGATACTCTACGTCGACGCCCCCGCGGCGAAGGCGGTCTGA
- a CDS encoding GntR family transcriptional regulator, translated as MVTRPSHCAGTTPSSPRLSYKFQRLREQIRAAIAGGEFAGQLPGERELGRRFAANAKTINKALCDLSSEGLLIRRIGRGTFVATRNGQAAESARARSCILLMPTEPEPRSGRHALLAELQRILEDKGASLDPVPLDRLVDGQIPLAGWPSDRRRRTAALACFPIDPLSGGRGHLSDDCILESYRRHVPAVVIGALSRSARLSAVAPDYCDAGLRLAEHLFRSGCGGVVVVTSGEGREAEMVAAGARAAGIQQGRCVTPVVLNDGAVLDPSAILPLCKSHDQANAPAGVLCVGTTALETLAADEILRQRVADGFVLLAGVTEPGDGAADRLSVTSYEVRPQRIAEWAARLLVESRQGERPLEILIVGDVKIRESHRSPVGPVAARPRRPGGRHRRPRCGTGVL; from the coding sequence ATGGTGACTCGTCCGTCGCATTGCGCCGGTACGACGCCCTCCTCGCCGCGTCTCAGTTACAAATTTCAGCGGCTTCGCGAGCAGATCCGCGCGGCCATCGCCGGCGGCGAGTTCGCCGGCCAGTTGCCGGGCGAGCGGGAACTCGGCCGCCGCTTCGCCGCTAACGCCAAGACGATCAACAAAGCCCTGTGCGACCTGTCCAGCGAGGGTCTCCTGATCCGACGGATCGGTCGCGGCACCTTCGTGGCCACGCGTAACGGACAGGCGGCCGAGTCAGCCAGGGCGCGCTCCTGCATCCTCTTGATGCCAACGGAGCCCGAACCTCGGTCCGGTCGCCACGCCCTGCTCGCCGAACTTCAGCGAATCCTGGAGGACAAAGGGGCTTCACTCGACCCCGTGCCGTTGGACCGCCTGGTGGACGGCCAGATTCCGCTTGCCGGCTGGCCGTCCGATCGTCGACGCCGCACGGCGGCGCTCGCGTGTTTTCCGATCGATCCCTTGTCCGGGGGTCGCGGTCACCTGTCCGACGATTGCATCCTGGAGAGCTATCGCCGCCATGTTCCCGCGGTGGTCATCGGCGCCCTCTCGCGCAGCGCGCGGCTTAGCGCGGTCGCCCCGGATTACTGCGACGCGGGCCTGCGGCTGGCCGAGCATCTTTTCCGGTCGGGGTGCGGAGGCGTCGTCGTGGTGACCAGCGGAGAGGGACGCGAAGCGGAGATGGTCGCTGCCGGTGCCCGGGCGGCGGGAATCCAACAGGGTCGATGCGTCACGCCGGTCGTGCTCAACGACGGAGCCGTGCTGGACCCGTCGGCCATCCTGCCATTGTGCAAATCGCATGACCAGGCCAATGCGCCCGCCGGAGTGCTCTGCGTCGGAACCACCGCCCTCGAAACGCTGGCCGCCGACGAGATCCTGCGACAGCGCGTCGCGGACGGTTTCGTACTGCTCGCCGGCGTAACCGAGCCGGGCGATGGCGCGGCCGATCGGCTCAGCGTGACCTCCTACGAGGTCCGTCCTCAACGCATCGCCGAGTGGGCGGCGCGGCTGCTCGTCGAATCACGCCAGGGTGAGCGACCGCTGGAAATCTTGATCGTCGGCGACGTCAAAATTCGCGAATCCCATCGTTCCCCAGTTGGGCCGGTGGCCGCACGACCCCGTCGGCCGGGCGGCCGCCACCGTAGGCCGCGCTGTGGGACCGGCGTCCTTTGA
- a CDS encoding S9 family peptidase, giving the protein MISVPRLFLVLFLVSASARADAPTVKQFVQMKWPGAGSLAPDGSFYYIHNPDGLNQLYCRPAGTKDAIKLTDFPDGMSGYNLSQDGRWIIVTAGVGGNEQTGLYLVDAKTRRLRALCVHPDIVYGASVWRRDSQALAFRANDKSSSDFYIYIYDLATNTTKCVHAEKGDWAPVDFSSDGRRLMIVKSNSATYAQFFEINLADGKAREITPAGEQWSFEAIGYAAGDGEFYAISDYQGDMAAFFTIELSSGKITKLFPQFSTFEADNAVFNPERTRLAICFNEDGYRSMHLYAMPEKKKLPTPDLPKGLVGNIDFCGDQMLYAMDNATTPGVIYQWTIGKADEKPKALTTPDTQGIDVSAFSLPELVRYKSFDDLSIPAFVYFPPSYKKGDKIPFVIEYHGGPEGQYRPTFNRIYQYLLSRGFGVMAPNVRGSSGYGRRYLEMDNYKKRMDSVRDGIAAAKWLVAEGLSTPSQIAAYGGSYGGFMVMACITEAPEAYGAACNVVGIVNFETFLERTKDYRRKLREVEYGPLTDREFLKSVSPIYKVDRIRVPLLIAHGDNDPRVPVYEARQLYDKLQSLGKPVEILTFPDEGHGFRKENNRIIFAERLTAFLSQHLK; this is encoded by the coding sequence ATGATCTCCGTACCGAGGTTGTTCCTTGTTCTGTTTCTGGTCAGTGCGTCGGCCCGCGCCGACGCCCCCACGGTCAAGCAGTTCGTCCAGATGAAATGGCCCGGCGCCGGCAGTCTCGCCCCGGACGGTTCCTTCTATTACATCCACAACCCCGACGGCCTCAACCAACTTTACTGTCGTCCCGCCGGAACGAAGGACGCCATCAAGCTGACGGACTTCCCCGATGGCATGTCCGGCTACAACCTTTCCCAGGATGGTCGCTGGATCATCGTCACGGCGGGTGTCGGTGGAAACGAGCAAACGGGGCTGTACCTGGTCGACGCAAAGACGCGTCGCCTGCGCGCGCTGTGCGTGCATCCTGATATCGTGTACGGCGCGAGCGTCTGGCGCCGCGACTCGCAGGCCCTCGCCTTTCGGGCGAACGACAAGTCGTCGTCTGATTTCTACATCTACATTTATGATCTCGCGACCAATACGACCAAGTGCGTGCATGCGGAGAAGGGCGACTGGGCCCCCGTGGACTTTTCCAGCGACGGCCGCCGCCTGATGATCGTGAAATCCAACTCCGCCACGTACGCGCAGTTCTTCGAGATCAATCTCGCCGACGGCAAGGCCCGCGAGATAACGCCCGCCGGAGAGCAGTGGTCATTCGAAGCGATCGGCTATGCCGCGGGCGACGGGGAGTTCTACGCGATCAGCGACTACCAGGGCGACATGGCCGCGTTCTTCACCATCGAGCTGTCGTCGGGCAAGATCACCAAGCTCTTTCCGCAGTTCAGTACCTTCGAGGCTGACAACGCCGTCTTCAACCCGGAGCGCACCCGGCTGGCGATCTGCTTCAACGAGGACGGCTATCGCTCGATGCACCTGTACGCCATGCCGGAGAAAAAGAAGCTGCCGACGCCCGACCTGCCCAAAGGCCTTGTCGGCAACATCGATTTCTGCGGCGACCAGATGCTCTACGCGATGGACAACGCCACGACGCCCGGCGTGATCTATCAATGGACCATCGGTAAGGCCGACGAAAAGCCCAAGGCCTTGACGACACCGGACACACAGGGCATCGACGTTAGCGCGTTCTCCCTGCCAGAGCTGGTCCGCTACAAGTCGTTCGACGATTTGTCGATACCCGCCTTCGTCTATTTCCCGCCCTCCTACAAGAAGGGCGACAAAATCCCCTTCGTCATCGAGTACCACGGCGGACCCGAGGGCCAATACCGGCCGACCTTCAATCGCATCTATCAGTATCTGCTCTCGCGCGGCTTCGGCGTCATGGCCCCCAACGTTCGCGGCTCCTCCGGCTATGGTCGCCGCTATTTGGAGATGGACAACTACAAGAAGCGGATGGACAGCGTCCGCGACGGCATCGCCGCGGCGAAATGGCTGGTCGCCGAGGGCCTCTCCACGCCGTCGCAGATCGCGGCTTACGGCGGCAGTTACGGCGGCTTCATGGTCATGGCCTGCATCACCGAAGCGCCCGAGGCCTACGGCGCGGCCTGCAATGTGGTCGGCATCGTCAACTTCGAGACGTTCCTGGAGCGCACCAAGGACTACCGCCGCAAGCTCCGCGAAGTCGAGTACGGCCCGCTGACCGACCGCGAGTTCCTCAAGTCCGTCTCCCCGATCTACAAGGTCGATCGTATCCGCGTGCCGCTGCTCATCGCCCACGGCGACAACGACCCCCGCGTCCCGGTCTATGAGGCCCGCCAGCTCTACGACAAGCTCCAATCCCTGGGCAAACCCGTGGAGATCCTCACCTTCCCCGACGAAGGCCACGGCTTCCGCAAGGAAAACAACCGCATCATTTTTGCGGAGAGGCTGACGGCGTTTTTGTCGCAGCACTTGAAGTAG
- a CDS encoding ribonuclease HI family protein: MKVTIHIDGGARGNPGNAGAGVVLRGADGGTLLEAGYYLGHQTNNVAEYTALLKGLEAAKRAGATELSVFSDSELLVKQINGEYRVRNAALKDLFDDAFARLRSFDKWEVRHVRREQNARADELANLAMDACADVVEVDDV; encoded by the coding sequence ATGAAAGTGACCATCCACATCGACGGGGGGGCCCGGGGCAATCCCGGTAACGCCGGCGCGGGCGTGGTCCTGCGCGGGGCGGACGGTGGAACCCTTCTTGAGGCGGGGTATTACCTCGGTCATCAAACCAACAACGTCGCGGAGTACACGGCCCTGCTCAAGGGGCTGGAGGCGGCGAAGCGGGCCGGGGCGACGGAGCTGTCCGTCTTTTCAGACAGCGAACTCTTGGTCAAACAAATCAACGGCGAATACCGCGTCCGCAACGCGGCCCTGAAAGACCTCTTCGACGACGCCTTCGCCCGCCTGCGGTCATTTGACAAGTGGGAAGTCCGCCACGTCCGCCGCGAACAGAACGCGCGGGCGGACGAGCTGGCCAACCTGGCAATGGACGCCTGCGCGGACGTGGTAGAGGTGGATGACGTGTAA
- a CDS encoding serine/threonine-protein kinase: protein MDDAANTSTRISSSGAPTVVGPPSGERAAEPIPQRIGNYRVIRKIGEGGMGSVYEAEQDKPSRRVALKVIRPGYATAQALRRFELEAQVLGRLQHPGIAQVYEAGTADTGLGPQPYFAMEFIDGAALLDFAAQRELGTRQRLELMARICDAVHHAHQKGVIHRDLKPGNILVVDEGTTFQSTACRIAESRSTSSLIPTSMGAQPKVLDFGIARATDSDIQATTMHTDVGQIIGTIPYMSPEQVAADPQALDTRSDVYALGVIAYELLAGRLPYDIRYKLIHEAVRVIREDEPTPLSTINRVFRGDVETIVGKALEKERLRRYQSAAELAEDIRRFLRDEPIVARPASTLYQLRKFAQRNRALVGGVAAVFIVLVAGTVISTGQYLKAAAARDEARRERDRAVLAEQRAQENFRMAGEAVNQYLTRVGDSPDLKARGLETLRRELLETARGFYDRFLQQKSDDPALQADLGDAHINLGNIDRIIARIDHAEASYTRARDVFESLVRAAPTEPLFRRKLATAWANLGLLYADSNRRKESEACYRRAFEVEDELAKLTGRTSDDDSRWANTCDNFGILLGSAGRGAEAEASYQQGMAIREKLVNESPDEPAYRNELARSYNNLAQFCAMNGRAAEAETHLLKAIPIAQRLVHEKPESPDYQTTLAATYGNLAGVYILTGRSSEAGETYRKSLPAREKLANEHPLVLEYALFHGSVYCNLGELDTRAYQPEASLPSFAEAIRIMRGVLEREARHATARFYLSYTLSWRARAFGDMGRWADALADWNDAIGLDDRNNASLRAGRALAAAHLGKCAESLDEAKKIAPASSLEPETLYDLAAVVALCSEKPPAVGTDAPTSQPQTSSDDPAAQALALLSRADAAGLFQNAAQLKRVMQDSSFDRLRSLTAFQEWLAAKTKKSESPAPAGAGAAAGR, encoded by the coding sequence ATGGACGATGCGGCAAATACCAGCACGCGCATCAGCTCGTCAGGCGCCCCGACCGTCGTGGGTCCACCGTCCGGCGAACGCGCCGCCGAGCCGATTCCCCAGCGAATCGGCAACTACCGCGTCATCCGCAAAATCGGCGAAGGCGGCATGGGCAGCGTCTACGAGGCCGAGCAGGACAAGCCCAGTCGCCGCGTCGCCTTGAAAGTCATTCGGCCGGGCTACGCCACCGCGCAGGCCCTTCGGCGTTTCGAACTCGAGGCCCAGGTGCTGGGCCGGCTCCAGCATCCCGGCATCGCCCAGGTCTATGAAGCGGGCACCGCCGATACCGGTCTGGGCCCCCAGCCCTACTTTGCCATGGAGTTCATCGACGGCGCCGCGCTTCTGGACTTTGCGGCACAGCGCGAACTGGGGACGCGCCAGCGCCTCGAACTCATGGCCCGAATCTGCGATGCGGTGCATCACGCCCACCAAAAAGGAGTTATCCATCGCGATCTCAAGCCCGGCAATATCCTCGTGGTCGACGAAGGCACGACGTTTCAGTCGACCGCCTGCCGAATCGCCGAATCGCGGAGCACGAGTTCCTTGATCCCTACATCGATGGGCGCTCAGCCGAAAGTTCTCGACTTCGGAATCGCCCGCGCGACCGATTCGGACATCCAGGCCACGACCATGCACACCGACGTGGGGCAGATCATTGGAACGATCCCCTACATGTCGCCGGAGCAGGTCGCCGCGGACCCCCAGGCGCTGGACACGCGGAGCGATGTGTATGCCCTGGGCGTCATCGCTTACGAACTCCTGGCCGGTCGTCTTCCCTATGACATTCGTTACAAGTTGATTCATGAGGCGGTGCGGGTGATCCGCGAGGACGAGCCGACGCCCCTGAGCACGATCAATCGTGTCTTTCGGGGAGATGTTGAGACGATCGTCGGCAAGGCCCTGGAAAAGGAAAGGCTCCGGCGGTATCAATCGGCCGCCGAATTGGCCGAGGACATCCGCCGGTTCCTGCGCGACGAGCCGATTGTCGCCCGGCCGGCGAGTACGCTCTATCAACTACGGAAGTTCGCGCAGCGCAACCGGGCCCTCGTCGGCGGCGTCGCCGCCGTCTTCATTGTCCTCGTCGCCGGCACCGTCATCAGTACCGGACAATACCTGAAAGCCGCCGCGGCGCGCGACGAAGCCCGCCGCGAACGCGATCGCGCCGTCCTCGCGGAACAACGGGCGCAGGAGAACTTCCGCATGGCCGGCGAGGCGGTCAACCAATACCTGACCCGCGTCGGCGACAGCCCGGACCTCAAGGCCCGCGGTCTCGAAACCCTGCGGCGCGAACTGCTGGAGACGGCGCGGGGGTTCTACGATCGTTTCTTACAGCAGAAGAGCGACGATCCCGCGCTTCAGGCCGATCTGGGCGACGCGCATATCAATTTGGGAAACATCGACCGCATCATCGCGCGAATCGACCACGCCGAGGCGTCGTATACGCGGGCCCGCGACGTGTTCGAGTCACTGGTGCGAGCCGCACCGACCGAGCCGCTCTTCCGACGGAAACTTGCCACTGCCTGGGCGAATCTGGGCCTCCTGTACGCCGACTCCAACCGACGCAAGGAATCCGAGGCGTGCTATCGGCGGGCCTTCGAGGTCGAAGACGAATTGGCGAAGCTCACCGGGCGCACGTCCGACGACGATTCCCGTTGGGCGAATACCTGCGACAACTTCGGCATTCTTCTGGGCAGCGCCGGGCGCGGCGCCGAGGCGGAAGCCTCCTACCAACAGGGCATGGCGATTCGCGAGAAACTGGTCAACGAGAGTCCCGACGAGCCGGCCTATCGCAATGAACTGGCCCGCAGTTATAACAACCTCGCGCAGTTTTGCGCCATGAACGGCCGCGCGGCGGAGGCCGAGACCCATCTCCTGAAGGCCATTCCCATCGCCCAACGGCTCGTTCACGAGAAGCCGGAGTCGCCGGATTATCAAACGACGTTGGCGGCGACGTACGGCAACCTCGCCGGCGTCTATATCCTGACCGGACGGTCCTCCGAGGCCGGCGAGACGTATCGAAAATCACTTCCCGCCCGGGAGAAACTGGCCAACGAACATCCGCTGGTGCTCGAATACGCGCTATTTCACGGAAGCGTTTACTGCAACCTCGGCGAACTCGACACGCGCGCGTATCAGCCGGAGGCGTCCCTGCCGTCCTTTGCCGAGGCGATCCGTATCATGCGCGGCGTCCTCGAACGGGAAGCGCGCCATGCAACCGCTCGCTTTTACCTGAGCTACACGCTCTCGTGGCGCGCCCGAGCCTTCGGTGACATGGGGCGCTGGGCCGACGCCTTAGCCGACTGGAACGACGCGATCGGCCTCGACGACCGGAATAATGCGTCGCTCCGCGCGGGACGGGCGCTGGCGGCGGCGCATCTCGGCAAGTGCGCGGAGTCCCTCGACGAGGCGAAAAAGATCGCGCCGGCGTCGTCCCTGGAGCCGGAGACGCTCTACGACCTGGCGGCCGTCGTGGCGTTGTGTTCCGAGAAGCCGCCGGCCGTTGGAACGGATGCGCCGACATCGCAACCGCAGACCTCGAGCGACGATCCCGCAGCACAAGCGCTCGCACTTCTATCCCGGGCGGACGCCGCCGGTCTTTTTCAGAATGCGGCCCAACTTAAGCGGGTGATGCAGGACTCGTCTTTCGACAGGCTTCGTTCCTTAACGGCCTTCCAGGAATGGCTGGCCGCGAAGACCAAAAAATCCGAAAGCCCGGCGCCCGCCGGTGCCGGGGCGGCCGCTGGTAGGTAG